From Cheilinus undulatus linkage group 17, ASM1832078v1, whole genome shotgun sequence, one genomic window encodes:
- the LOC121525531 gene encoding uncharacterized protein LOC121525531 isoform X2, protein MKQAKRAAVVKQLSELRSLNPPVPMASTLDIDNERERVRKEARPAAAVKLQQKKRSSTPPVPMTDNGPSFEHPHLEQQGLEPIFTSTPNFSAGTYQQSSISATSTDPVPVFPDSPSPVLPGHLSASPEHSPSPLLPAAKDLSAHVSQLHSYSLQSQVESSPPLLFPCTSYVTTAAEPHQASLPGYSCPCQCKQFEQRLKSLEAKMDKFLERQTSSSKKITPSPHLSAQKGEWVRKTGKSPKNKPLFEKVLQDFHSFRLGARTGRKDRENAKQAMSHGFRFCLYMASGQPASMTSDLRFLGDVNRLRVWPAYLTKKGYSPTTVKNMLHNVASFFNHVENCFMSQSRLKHKDLVAMRYELKSLQSDVQRQVVVHRQKVLKKKSDDQLDAGQAKEFMKAARKKIPKLLRSLSRKPSATDHALLTGYILCYLAILTGHRSVVFINMTKENVSNSESWDHGTKFQVLVDEHKTVKTFGQAALSLDEEEFQWLQDLAKRKCCGEYQLNPLVFHGEQGKPLRNACSFLQSAWSDAGMAGNITFTKIRSSVSTQANRYLSEKERRQLAKSMCHDPNTADRFYVALPDKETGHQTRKLRLKALEKASSHPPQYDTETPSTSSDEEEPPYDDEVSSPSLVSSSEELDDKNSDWVSHRRKLSFSPKKECEPCVVTLDRLRPKIAEYYLYKQRSGTKQALSVQPEAPRAEEGQETPAEQAQENMPEPTLATVLTPDLILDTPDMRQDITEFVPDTLLEEMADIPVEDKLSLVLTP, encoded by the exons ATGAAACAGGCCAAAAGAGCTGCTGTGGTCAAACAGCTGAGTGAACTGAGGTCCCTAAACCCCCCTGTGCCAATGGCATCAACACTGGACATTGACAAT gagagagagagggtgaggaaGGAGGCCAGACCAGCAGCTGCAGTGAAACTGCAGCAGAAAAAGAGGTCCTCAACCCCCCCTGTGCCCATGACAG ACAACGGTCCCTCTTTTGAGCACCCTCACCTGGAGCAACAAGGACTAGAGCCCATCTTCACCTCCACCCCCAACTTTTCTGCTGGAACTTACCAGCAGTCTTCCATCTCTGCAACCTCAACAGATCCAGTTCCAGTGTTCCCAGACAGTCCCTCGCCCGTCCTCCCGGGTCACTTGAGTGCCTCTCCTGAGCACAGTCCTTCTCCCCTTCTTCCCGCAGCCAAAGACCTTTCTGCCCATGTGAGTCAGCTCCATTCATACAGCCTTCAAAGCCAAGTGGAGAGCTCTCCCCCTCTCCTTTTCCCCTGCACATCTTATGTAACAACAGCTGCTGAACCTCATCAAGCCAGCCTTCCAGGGTACTCGTGCCCATGCCAATGCAAGCAATTTGAACAGAGATTGAAGTCCCTGgaagcaaaaatggacaagTTTTTGGAACGGCAGACATCGTCATCGAAGAAAATAACACCATCACCACATCTGTCTGCACAAAAGGGGGAATGGGTTCGGAAGACAGGAAAGTCACCCAAGAACAAACCTTTATTTG aaaaagttCTCCAAGACTTCCACAGCTTTCGCCTGGGTGCAAGAACGGGGCGTAAGGATAGGGAGAATGCAAAGCAGGCCATGAGCCATGGGTTCCGCTTTTGCCTTTACATGGCCTCTGGCCAACCAGCATCCATGACCAGTGACCTCAGGTTCCTTGGGGATGTAAACAGGTTGCGTGT CTGGCCAGCCTACCTGACAAAGAAGGGATATTCCCCCACCACAGTGAAGAACATGCTCCATAATGTAGCGAGCTTTTTCAACCATGTTGAAAATTGCTTCATGTCGCAAAGCCGGCTGAAGCACAAGGACCTGGTGGCTATGAGGTACGAGCTCAAGAGTTTACAGTCTGATGTCCAACGACAGGTTGTCGTCCACCGACAGAAGGTGTTAAAGAAAAAGTCAG ATGATCAGCTCGACGCAGGACAGGCAAAGGAATTTATGAAGGCTGCCAGGAAAAAAATTCCTAAACTGTTAA GATCTTTGTCCCGCAAACCCTCTGCCACTGATCATGCCCTGCTAACTGGCTACATCCTGTGCTACCTGGCGATACTAACAGGGCACAGGTCAGTGGTGTTCATCAACATGACAAAGGAAAACGTCTCCAACTCCGAGAGCTGGGACCATGGAACAAAGTTTCAAGTTCTg gtggatgaacacaaaacagtgaaaactttTGGCCAAGCGGCACTGAGCCTCGATGAGGAGGAGTTTCAGTGGCTCCAGGACCTGGCTAAAAGGAAATGCTGCGGAGAATATCAGCTCAACCCTCTTGTGTTCCATGGAGAACAGGGGAAACCCCTGAGAAATGCATGTTCATTCCTCCAATCAGCTTGGAGTGATGCTGGCATGGCGGGGAACATCACCTTCACTAAGATCAGGAGCAGCGTATCAACTCAG GCCAACCGATACCtttcagagaaagaaaggaggcAGCTGGCCAAATCTATGTGCCACGATCCGAACACGGCAGATAGGTTTTATGTCGCTCTTCCTGACAAGGAGACAGGTCACCAGACCAGGAAGCTGAGACTTAAGGCCTTGGAGAAGGCTTCTTCACACCCCCCTCAGTATGATACTGAGACACCGTCCACCAGCTCTGATGAAGAGGAACCCCCGTATGATGATGAGGTTTCAAGCCCCTCCTTGGTGTCCTCTTCAGAGGAGTTGGATGACAAAAATTCAGACTGGGTCAGCCACAGAAGGAAACTGTCCTTCTCACCGAAGAAGGAATGTGAACCATGCGTAGTGACGCTTGACAGATTAAGACCCAAAATTGCAGAGTATTATCTGTACAAGCAAAGATCTGGTACAAAGCAAGCTTTATCCGTCCAGCCTGAAGCACCCAGGGCCGAAGAGGGGCAGGAGACCCCTGCAGAGCAGGCTCAAGAAAACATGCCTGAACCCACGCTTGCCACTGTGCTCACACCTGACCTCATTCTCGACACTCCAGACATGAGGCAGGACATAACAGAATTTGTTCCCGACACCCTGCTAGAGGAGATGGCTGACATCCCAGTGGAGGACAAACTGAGCTTAGTCCTGACCCCATAA
- the LOC121525531 gene encoding uncharacterized protein LOC121525531 isoform X1 encodes MKQAKRAAVVKQLSELRSLNPPVPMASTLDIDNERERVRKEARPAAAVKLQQKKRSSTPPVPMTGDDDPPAERDDNGPSFEHPHLEQQGLEPIFTSTPNFSAGTYQQSSISATSTDPVPVFPDSPSPVLPGHLSASPEHSPSPLLPAAKDLSAHVSQLHSYSLQSQVESSPPLLFPCTSYVTTAAEPHQASLPGYSCPCQCKQFEQRLKSLEAKMDKFLERQTSSSKKITPSPHLSAQKGEWVRKTGKSPKNKPLFEKVLQDFHSFRLGARTGRKDRENAKQAMSHGFRFCLYMASGQPASMTSDLRFLGDVNRLRVWPAYLTKKGYSPTTVKNMLHNVASFFNHVENCFMSQSRLKHKDLVAMRYELKSLQSDVQRQVVVHRQKVLKKKSDDQLDAGQAKEFMKAARKKIPKLLRSLSRKPSATDHALLTGYILCYLAILTGHRSVVFINMTKENVSNSESWDHGTKFQVLVDEHKTVKTFGQAALSLDEEEFQWLQDLAKRKCCGEYQLNPLVFHGEQGKPLRNACSFLQSAWSDAGMAGNITFTKIRSSVSTQANRYLSEKERRQLAKSMCHDPNTADRFYVALPDKETGHQTRKLRLKALEKASSHPPQYDTETPSTSSDEEEPPYDDEVSSPSLVSSSEELDDKNSDWVSHRRKLSFSPKKECEPCVVTLDRLRPKIAEYYLYKQRSGTKQALSVQPEAPRAEEGQETPAEQAQENMPEPTLATVLTPDLILDTPDMRQDITEFVPDTLLEEMADIPVEDKLSLVLTP; translated from the exons ATGAAACAGGCCAAAAGAGCTGCTGTGGTCAAACAGCTGAGTGAACTGAGGTCCCTAAACCCCCCTGTGCCAATGGCATCAACACTGGACATTGACAAT gagagagagagggtgaggaaGGAGGCCAGACCAGCAGCTGCAGTGAAACTGCAGCAGAAAAAGAGGTCCTCAACCCCCCCTGTGCCCATGACAGGTGATGATGACCCTCCTGCTGAGAGAGATG ACAACGGTCCCTCTTTTGAGCACCCTCACCTGGAGCAACAAGGACTAGAGCCCATCTTCACCTCCACCCCCAACTTTTCTGCTGGAACTTACCAGCAGTCTTCCATCTCTGCAACCTCAACAGATCCAGTTCCAGTGTTCCCAGACAGTCCCTCGCCCGTCCTCCCGGGTCACTTGAGTGCCTCTCCTGAGCACAGTCCTTCTCCCCTTCTTCCCGCAGCCAAAGACCTTTCTGCCCATGTGAGTCAGCTCCATTCATACAGCCTTCAAAGCCAAGTGGAGAGCTCTCCCCCTCTCCTTTTCCCCTGCACATCTTATGTAACAACAGCTGCTGAACCTCATCAAGCCAGCCTTCCAGGGTACTCGTGCCCATGCCAATGCAAGCAATTTGAACAGAGATTGAAGTCCCTGgaagcaaaaatggacaagTTTTTGGAACGGCAGACATCGTCATCGAAGAAAATAACACCATCACCACATCTGTCTGCACAAAAGGGGGAATGGGTTCGGAAGACAGGAAAGTCACCCAAGAACAAACCTTTATTTG aaaaagttCTCCAAGACTTCCACAGCTTTCGCCTGGGTGCAAGAACGGGGCGTAAGGATAGGGAGAATGCAAAGCAGGCCATGAGCCATGGGTTCCGCTTTTGCCTTTACATGGCCTCTGGCCAACCAGCATCCATGACCAGTGACCTCAGGTTCCTTGGGGATGTAAACAGGTTGCGTGT CTGGCCAGCCTACCTGACAAAGAAGGGATATTCCCCCACCACAGTGAAGAACATGCTCCATAATGTAGCGAGCTTTTTCAACCATGTTGAAAATTGCTTCATGTCGCAAAGCCGGCTGAAGCACAAGGACCTGGTGGCTATGAGGTACGAGCTCAAGAGTTTACAGTCTGATGTCCAACGACAGGTTGTCGTCCACCGACAGAAGGTGTTAAAGAAAAAGTCAG ATGATCAGCTCGACGCAGGACAGGCAAAGGAATTTATGAAGGCTGCCAGGAAAAAAATTCCTAAACTGTTAA GATCTTTGTCCCGCAAACCCTCTGCCACTGATCATGCCCTGCTAACTGGCTACATCCTGTGCTACCTGGCGATACTAACAGGGCACAGGTCAGTGGTGTTCATCAACATGACAAAGGAAAACGTCTCCAACTCCGAGAGCTGGGACCATGGAACAAAGTTTCAAGTTCTg gtggatgaacacaaaacagtgaaaactttTGGCCAAGCGGCACTGAGCCTCGATGAGGAGGAGTTTCAGTGGCTCCAGGACCTGGCTAAAAGGAAATGCTGCGGAGAATATCAGCTCAACCCTCTTGTGTTCCATGGAGAACAGGGGAAACCCCTGAGAAATGCATGTTCATTCCTCCAATCAGCTTGGAGTGATGCTGGCATGGCGGGGAACATCACCTTCACTAAGATCAGGAGCAGCGTATCAACTCAG GCCAACCGATACCtttcagagaaagaaaggaggcAGCTGGCCAAATCTATGTGCCACGATCCGAACACGGCAGATAGGTTTTATGTCGCTCTTCCTGACAAGGAGACAGGTCACCAGACCAGGAAGCTGAGACTTAAGGCCTTGGAGAAGGCTTCTTCACACCCCCCTCAGTATGATACTGAGACACCGTCCACCAGCTCTGATGAAGAGGAACCCCCGTATGATGATGAGGTTTCAAGCCCCTCCTTGGTGTCCTCTTCAGAGGAGTTGGATGACAAAAATTCAGACTGGGTCAGCCACAGAAGGAAACTGTCCTTCTCACCGAAGAAGGAATGTGAACCATGCGTAGTGACGCTTGACAGATTAAGACCCAAAATTGCAGAGTATTATCTGTACAAGCAAAGATCTGGTACAAAGCAAGCTTTATCCGTCCAGCCTGAAGCACCCAGGGCCGAAGAGGGGCAGGAGACCCCTGCAGAGCAGGCTCAAGAAAACATGCCTGAACCCACGCTTGCCACTGTGCTCACACCTGACCTCATTCTCGACACTCCAGACATGAGGCAGGACATAACAGAATTTGTTCCCGACACCCTGCTAGAGGAGATGGCTGACATCCCAGTGGAGGACAAACTGAGCTTAGTCCTGACCCCATAA